A portion of the Chelmon rostratus isolate fCheRos1 chromosome 15, fCheRos1.pri, whole genome shotgun sequence genome contains these proteins:
- the fbxo34 gene encoding F-box only protein 34 produces MHLKSYPKLVRSELRLDAVGVQTLSQQSSLFVSQQGALRRTCSSNHGNISSSRLPLSVISANTFRCSGTASNGGSSVASLWLKALPNTTLQLLPPPPSYENDTLSLYQTTAVDADAPLDIWTVIKPGHVREKIAIFASDGGRTDGAGDRERISTNGSSNRERTPAVCANHAAMTGMLRAVKAKGSWEENSSAKRRRRSGNSQNLQQDQRTQVLNIQQHTHKESPRRPDPTQRSGDGRSGGEVVTAVVEEEQKVSVVEMVAFLEQRVSEQQPDSKPLLALQRSSTTITLSRALPPEVNEGSDIRGEEPESIKVSDMVARLESECLRRRTEGDLSRSNSLRRTVGRVLLATRDQISAPCQSSSPSPMTSSSSPSLQGAQSASSEPIICSGIPSTESSASVLTTPPSPGLTTPLPTPSGEAAVKGQEGGGLETQTPPLTQNPQSEEAEPLPGLLFLSPPPADSSPPPTDSEPHPSCHRLTLDPESAPPQPCPPPDHSDSGSQSERKRRRRKADRAQEEEVGGATPFSAVVPVSRRASVSQDFLEMRQRLQQLLEPQPYLAVLPHHLLVKIFLLLPTQSLAALKCTCHYFKFVIDNYGVRPADSLWVSDPRYRDDPCKQCKKRYGRGDVSLCRWHHKPYCQALPYGPGYWMCCHGAHRDAPGCNVGLHDNRWVPAFHSINVPIYRRSREDD; encoded by the coding sequence ATGCACCTGAAGTCGTATCCTAAGCTTGTGCGCTCAGAGTTGCGTTTGGATGCCGTTGGTGTTCAGACGTTGTCCCAGCAGAGCAGTCTGTTTGTGAGCCAGCAGGGGGCCCTGCGGAGGACCTGCAgcagtaaccatggcaacattaGCAGCAGCCGCCTCCCGCTCAGCGTCATCTCCGCCAACACGTTCCGCTGCAGCGGCACAGCAAGCAATGGCGGCAGCAGCGTGGCGTCGCTCTGGCTGAAGGCGTTGCCAAACACCACCCTGCagctcctccctcctccgccaAGCTACGAGAACGACACGCTCAGTCTGTACCAGACCACGGCGGTGGACGCCGATGCCCCGCTGGACATCTGGACCGTCATCAAGCCTGGACATGTCCGTGAGAAGATTGCCATCTTTGCTTCAGATGGGGGGCGGACAGATGGCGCTGGGGACAGGGAGCGCATCTCGACCAATGGCTCTAGCAATCGAGAAAGGACGCCGGCAGTGTGTGCGAACCACGCCGCCATGACGGGGATGCTACGGGCTGTGAAGGCAAAGGGAAGCTGGGAGGAAAACAGCAGTGCCAAGCGGCGCCGCAGGTCAGGAAACAGCCAGAACCTCCAGCAGGACCAGAGGACCCAGGTCCTGAATATACAGCAGCACACCCACAAAGAGTCCCCACGGCGCCCAGACCCGACTCAGCGGTCGGGGGACGGGCGGAGCGGAGGTGAGGTGGTGACggcggtggtggaggaggagcaaaAGGTGTCAGTGGTGGAGATGGTGGCGTTCCTGGAGCAGAGAGTCAGCGAGCAGCAGCCGGACTCCAAACCTCTGCTCGCCCTCCAGAGGAGCTCCACCACCATCACGCTGTCCAGAGCTCTGCCCCCCGAGGTGAACGAGGGGTCGGACATCAGAGGGGAGGAGCCAGAGAGCATCAAGGTGTCAGACATGGTGGCCAGGCTGGAGTCTGAatgtctgaggaggaggacggagggagATCTGTCAAGGAGCAACAGCCTGAGGAGGACGGTGGGACGAGTCCTGCTAGCTACCAGGGACCAGATCTCAGCCCCCTGCCAATCTTCATCACCATCTccaatgacatcatcatcttcaccatcACTGCAAGGAGCTCAGAGTGCGAGCAGCGAGCCAATCATCTGCTCAGGAATACCCAGCACAGAGTCCTCTGCCTCAGTTCTGACCACGCCCCCCTCACCTGGCCTGACCACACCCCTCCCCACTCCCTCAGGTGAGGCTGCAGTCAAGGGCCAGGAGGGTGGAGGTCTGGAGACACAGACCCCGCCCCTCACACAGAACCCTCAATCTGAGGAGGCGGAGCCTCTGCCCGGCTTGTTGTTCCTGTCTCCCCCTCCTGCTgactcctcccctccccctaCAGACTCAGAACCACATCCCTCTTGCCACAGACTGACCTTAGACCCAGAGTCTGCCCCCCCTCAGCCCTGCCCCCCTCCTGATCACTCTGACTctggcagccaatcagagaggaagaggaggaggagaaaggctGACAgagctcaggaggaggaggtcggCGGTGCGACTCCCTTCTCTGCCGTAGTGCCTGTGAGCCGGCGTGCGTCTGTGTCACAGGACTTCCTGGAGATGCGTcagcggctgcagcagctgctggagccgCAGCCTTACCTGGCCGTGCTGCCGCATCACCTGCTGGTGAAgatcttcctgctgctgccgaCGCAGAGCCTCGCCGCGCTCAAGTGCACCTGCCACTACTTCAAGTTCGTCATCGACAACTACGGTGTGCGGCCTGCCGACTCGCTGTGGGTATCTGACCCCCGTTACCGCGACGACCCCTGCAAACAGTGCAAGAAGCGGTACGGCCGCGGCGACGTGTCGCTGTGCCGCTGGCACCACAAGCCGTACTGCCAGGCGCTGCCGTACGGGCCCGGATACTGGATGTGTTGTCACGGCGCCCACAGGGACGCTCCCGGCTGCAACGTGGGTCTCCATGACAACCGCTGGGTGCCGGCGTTCCACAGCATCAATGTGCCGATCTACCGGAGGAGCCGCGAAGACGACTGA